A stretch of DNA from Leptotrichia sp. oral taxon 215 str. W9775:
AGCGGTACTATCCTTTGGAATATTGAGATTGAAGGGGCTGATTGTTTTAGCATTGGCGATACTTTTCATACTTTTTTTCATGGAAAATGTAAAAAGAAAAATAGGTGGAATAACCGGGGATACAATGGGAGCATCCCTTGAACTTACTGCAATATTAGTTCTGTTTGCAGGAATAATATTGAAATAATATATAAAAATAAAAAATTAGGAGAAGGAGAGGATTATGTTTTTTCCATTATTTGTAAATATTGAGAATAAAGAAGTATTAATTATTGGCGGGGGAAAAATAGGTGGAAGGAAAGCACAGACTTTAAGGGAATATGGGGGAAATGTTACTGTGTATTCTGAAAAAGTTACAGAAGAAACAATACTGGCAGATGAAAATATAAAAGTAGTAAATAAAAATGTATCACACGATGAGGGAGAAATAAAGGAACTTGTAAAAAAATATTTTCTTGTGGTGGCGGCTACAGATGATACTGAATTAAACGACAGGATATCGCATGCGTGCATGTGTGAAAATATACTTGTAAACAATGTTTCTTCAAAAACTGAAATGAATGCCATGTTTACGGCAGTTGTGAAAAACGATGAATTTCAGATAGGAATAGGTTCTTACGGAAAAAGCTGCAGAAGATCAAAGGCTTTAAAGGGAAAAGTACAGGAGCTTATAGATGAAATTTCAAAAACAGAAAAAGAGGTTGAATAATGTATAAAAGACATAGAAAATTGAGAAATAGCAGTGCAATAAGAAATTTAGTCAAAAATATTTATCTTGAAAAAGGAGATTTGATATATCCTATTTTTATTGAAGAAGGGGAAAATATAAAAAGAGAAATTAATTCGATGCCCGGAATTTTCAGATATTCCATTGACAGAATTGATGAAGAGCTGGAAGAACTGAAAAAACTCGGAATAAGCTCCATATTATTATTTGGGGTACCTTTACATAAGGATGAGTGTGCTACGGAAGGATATAATGAAAATGGGGTTATTCAGAATGCAATAAGATATATAAAAAAGAAATATCCTGAATTTTTAGTAATTGGTGATGTATGCTGCTGTGAATATACAAGTCATGGCCATTGCGGAATACTTGATGAAAAAGGAAATGTGAAAAATGATGAAACTCTGGAAGTGCTGTCAAAAATAGCATTGTCCTATGCAAAGGCAGGTGTGGATATAGTTGCACCTTCAGATATGATGGACGGAAGAGTGAGAAAAATATCGGAAGTTCTTTCAGAAAATGGATTTAATAATATTCCGATTATGTGTTATTCTGTAAAATATTCATCTTCATTTTATGGGCCTTTCAGGGAAGCGGCAGGTTCAGCACCAAAATTTGGAGACAGAAAGTCCTATCAGATGGATTTCAGATATTCAGGAGATGCACTGAGTGAAGTGGAAGCTGATCTCATGCAGGGGGCTGACATGGTAATAATAAAGCCTGCAATGGCTTATCTGGATATACTTTATAAAATTAAGGAAAATTTTGGAGTTCCTGTTATAGCCTACAGTGTTTCAGGAGAATATTCCATGATAAAGGCTGCGGCAATTAATGGCTGGATAGATGAAAAAAGTATAGTCATGGAACAGATGTATGCTTTTAAAAGGGCAGGAGCAAATGCAGTAATAACGTATTTTGCAAAGGATGTGGCACGATATCTTGATGAGGGATAATTTTTAAAAATCAATATATAGGAGATGAAAAAACTATATTTATTTCATTTATTATAATTTTACTTATCTAAAACAGTCATTCATTAAGAAAAAATCAAAAACTCGCCAAAGGCTCAGACATTGATTTTTTCTAAATTCATTTTCTGTTTTGTATTGTAAAATTCTAAATAATTCATAAATATAGTTTTTTATTTATATAGATTTTTATAAAATAAATAGTACTTGTATATGTTTTGAAAATAAAATATAATAAAATTAAAATAATATCTGGAAGGAGGCTGCATGGTAATTTGTGCAGGAGAAAATATGGGAAAAGCGATTCTTGTAACGAGTTTTGGGACTTCACATAGGGATACGAGGGAAAAATGTCTTGATGTGATAGAAAATAAAGTAAAGGAAAAATATGGACAGGAAAAGGTTGAAAGAGCCTACACTTCAGGGATTATAAGAAGGATAATAGAAAAAAGGGAAGGAATTCATATATATGATCAGAAGGAAGGTCTGGAAGCTTTGAAAAACAAGGGATATAATGAGATAATAACAATGTCTCTGCATATTCTTGGAGGAATTGAATATTCCAAACTGGATGACAGCTATGGGAAAGTAACAGAACCTCTTTTAAAGGCAGAAGAAGATTATCTGAAGATTGTAAATAATGAGGAATTCAACAATTTAGAAGGAAACGACGCAATCGTATTTATGGGACATGGAACAGAAAGTGCCGCAGACAGTACATATCAGAAATTGCAGGAGGAATATATAAAAGCTGGGAAAAATAACATTTTTGTGGCGACAGTTGAAGGTGAAGTGACTATTGAAGACATTATTGAAAAGCTGAAAACAGGAAATTATAAAAAAATATTATTAAAACCTTTTATGATAGTGGCAGGCGATCACGCTAAAAATGACATGGCTTCAGATGAGGAAGACTCGTGGAAAACAATGCTTAAAAATGAAGGTTATGAAGTGACAGCATTATTAAAGGGAATGGGTGAGTATGAGTTTATTCAGGATATGTTCATGGATAAACTGGAAAAAGTATATAAAAATAAAAATTAGATAGATTTAAAACAAGTTACAAATTTATTTTTAATTTATTTTTACTGGTATTTTACTGGCTTGAATACTTGTATATTAAAAAAAATATTACTCTTGACAAATTTAAAAAAGTATTATACGATTAATGAAATTATAGGTGTTTTTAAAACTTAATAAGGAAATCGGTTAAAATCCGGTACAGCCCCCACTACTGTGAAACAGACGAAAGTACAAAAAACCACTGAAACATTGTGTATGTTTTGGGAAGGGTACGAGTAGGATGAAGTTAGTCAGGAGAATTGCCTAATAATTTTTATATGAGATTTTCTGGGAAGGGAAGATTTAATATGCATCAATAAAAATAAATCAGCAGTGATTTATTTCGTGAAATAATATTATTTTGTAATATAAGATAATATTATTGATTTTGACGTGTATTGACTTCGGCTTTGGCTGATTTTTTTTTAAGCTCATCTAATAATCAAATACATCATGGGAGGAGAAAAAATGAAAAAGAAAACGTTATCAGTTTTAGTCTTGACAGGGCTGCTGTTAGTAGGAGTAAATGGTTATTCAATGCACATTATGGAAGGTTTTTTACCTTTAAACTGGGTTCTGGTATGGTTTGCTGTGTGTATTCCATTCTGGATTATAGGAATAAAGAAACTTCAGGCTGTTTCTAAAGGAAGTGTACAGGATAAAATGACACTTGCATTGGCAGGAGCATTTATATTTGTACTGTCAGCATTGAAAATTCCGTCAGTTACAGGAAGTTCATCACATCCAACGGGAGTAGGGCTTTCAGCTATACTGTACGGACCTTTTGTGACATCAATTCTAGGGACAATTGTATTAATATTTCAGGCGGGACTGCTTGCACATGGAGGGTTTACAACTCTTGGAGCAAATGCATTTTCAATGGCGGTAGCAGGACCTGTTGTATCATATTTAATTTATAAGGCACTTGCTAAAAAGAATAGGGGAGCTGCAATATTCCTTGCCGCGGCAATAGGAGATCTTGCCACATATGTAGTTACATCTTTTCAGCTGGCATTTGCATATCCGTCACCTGAAGGCGGAGTAATCGCTTCATTTATTAAATTTGGAACAGTGTTTGCAGTAACTCAGATTCCTCTTGCAGTGATTGAAGGACTTCTCACAAATGTAGTAATGAACATACTTGAAAAATATAACGTAAAAGGGGTGGAAGCATAATGTCGGAAAACAAAAAGAAAAGTGTATTTAAAAAGAATCTTATTTTAATGCTTGTAATATTTTTAATAGGAGTTGCTCCTTTACTTTTTATAAAATCTGAATTTGGTGGATCTGACGGTGAAGGGGAAGAAGTAATAAAAACAATAAAACCTGATTATGAGCCATGGGCTAACAGTTTAATAGAACTGCCTGGAAGTGAAACTGAAAGTCTGCTGTTTGCACTGCAGGCGGCAATAGGTGCAGGAGTCATAGGATATGTGTTAGGTTATTTCAAAGGTGAAAGAAAAAATGCTGATAGATAAAATATCCTACACAAATCCCTTAAAAGATATAAACCCCGGAATAAAATTTATATTATCAATGACAACTTTAATATTTTTACTTTATACTGGAAGTAAAACAGTATTTATTTTTAATTTAATACTGTTTAATTTACTTCTCCTGTTTGCTGTGAAGGTGAAAATAGGTGATTTGTTAAAGCTGAATTTTATTCCGGCTTTATTTATTTTAACAACTGTAGTTTCACTGCTGCTGATAAAGGCAGACATATGGACGTTTCTGTTACGTTCATTTTCTTCAATAGCAGTAGTGTATTTTCTAATCTGTTCTACACCTGTCATAGATTTGGACTATATATTTGAAAAACTGAGATTCCCAAAAATATTCAGGGAAATGTTTTTATTGATTTACAGATATATATTTCTATTATTTGACAATAAGGAAAAACTACAGAATGCACAGGAAGTAAGGCTTGGATACAGCAATTTTAAAAATGGCATGAAGTCATTTCCAATGCTTGTAGTTGCCATATTGAAAAAAACATATTACTATAACATGAATTCTATAAAGGCTGTAGAATCAAGAATGGGAAAGGAATTTATCTTTTCCCGCCGAAAATATAAAAAAATTGGATTTGAAATAATTTTTGTATTAATAATATTTGCAATAAACTTATATCTGGTGGTAAAATATAATGCTTAGACTTGAAAATATAACTTTTTCATATGATGAAGAAACAGAAGCCCTGAAGGATGTTACTTTGAATATAGAAAAAGGTAAGAAAACATTATTTCTTGGGGAAAATGGCTCAGGAAAATCAACATTATTTTTAATAATGAACGGACTTTTAAAGGCACAGGAAGGAAATGTGTATTTTGAAGGTGAAAAGATAAAATACAGGAAAAAAAATCTGGAAGAACTAAGAAGGAAAGTAGGGATAATTTTTCAGGATCCTGAAATACAGATATTTGCCCCTTTAGTTTTTCAGGAAGTGGCGTATGGGCCTGAAAATCTTGGTTATTCTCCAGAGAAGGTGGAAGAAAAGGTAAACAGGGCAATGAAGGAAATAAATATAGAAGATTTGAAGGACAGACCTTGCCATCATTTGAGCTATGGGCAGAAAAAAAGAGTTTCGATAGCTGCAATTACAGCAATGGAACCGGAACTTCTTATTCTTGATGAGCCTACTGCATGGCTTGATTCTAAAAATACAAAAAGAGTATCGGAAATTCTGGATAATTTTTCTAAAGCAGGGAAAACAATGGTAGTATCAACACATGATACGGATTTTGCCTATGAATTTGCTGATTATATCTATGTCCTTGATAAAGGAAAAATTGTCAGGCAAGGAAATAGGGACGAAGTTTTTGAGGATTTTGAATTTTTAAAAAAATTAAATTTAAATATTCCAAATATACTGAAAATAAAAAGTTACCTCAAGTATAGAAATCTTGACGAAAACGAATATTATAAATTTCTGGAGGAAAAAAACTTGTTATGAAAAAAATACTCATATCAGGAACAATGAGCGGCAGCGGAAAAACTACAGTAAGTAGTATACTGATGTCAGCATTTCCAAATGTGGCCCCCTTTAAAGTGGGGCCTGACTATATAGATCCTGGATATCATGAACTTTTTACAGGAAATAAATCTCATAATCTGGATGCCTTCATGTTTGATGAGAAAACGTTGAAACATATATTTGATATGGGCTCAGAAGGCAAAAGCATAGCAATAACTGAGGGGGTTATGGGACTTTACGACGGAATTGGCCATGAAAAGGATAATTTCAGTACTGCACATCTGTCAAGAATTCTTGATATTCCAATAATTCTTGTAGTTAATGCAAAAGGGATTTCTACAAGTATTGCGGCAGAAATTCTTGGATTTAAATTATTTGATAAAAATGTTAAAATAAAGGGAGTTATTTTAAATAATGTTTCTTCTGAAAAATTGTATTTAAACTTGAAGGAAGCGGTAGAAAAATACACAGGAATTGAATGTGTAGGATATTTGCCTAGAAATGAAAAGCTTTCTGTGGAAAGCAGGCATCTGGGATTGAAGCAGGCTTTTGAACTGAAAGGCTCAAAAGAACTCGAAGAAAAAAAACAGCTTTTTAAGGAAATTGCGGAAAAATGTCTGGATTTAGAAAGAATATATGAAATAGCTGAAGAATTTGAAATTAAAGACAGTATGGCCAGCTTTGAGCCAATAAAGGATTTAAAGGATAAATATAAGGGGAAACGAGTAGGAATTGCTAAGGATGGGGCATTTTCATTTTATTATGAGTCTAATCTGGAACTGATGAAGTTTTCAGGATTGGAAATAGTGGAATTTAGCCCTGTAAAAGATAAAAAAATACCGGAAAACCTTGATATGATTTATCTTGGGGGAGGTTATCCTGAACTTTACTGGAAAGAGCTTACTGAAAATGTTTCCATGAAGGAAAGTATAAGACAGGCTTACGAACAGGGAATAAAAATTTATGCAGAATGTGGAGGATTTATTTATCTGGCAGACAGGCTGAATTTACTTGACGGAAACAGTGGAGATTTTTGTGGTCTGATAGATGTGGAAATTTCAATGAGAAACAGGCTTAACATTGGAAGATTCGGATATATAAATATAGAAACTGAAAATGGAATTTACACGAAGGGGCATGAATTTCATTATTCGGAAGTTTCTGAAGATAATGAAAAAGATAAATTTTACAAAATAGAAAAAAATGATGGAAGAAACTGGACTTGTGGATATAGGAAAAAAAGCCTGCTGGCAGGCTATCCACATATTTCTTTCTATTCAAATATAGAATTCTTCAAATATTTAATAGAGGAATTGTAACAAAAACTTATTAAGAAAATAAAAAACGATATTTATTCACTTTACAAAATTTTACTTATTTAAAACAGTCATTTATTAAGAAAAATCATAAACTCGCCTAAAGGTTCAGACAATGATTTTTTCTAATATTCATTTCCTGTTTTATCATTGTAAAATTTTGAATAAATTCATAAATATCATTTTCTATATTATAATAAATTTTCTTAAATATAAATAACAGGAGGAATATAAGAAATTATGTCATACATTAAGGATCCTAAGGGTATAGAAGTAAGAAGTTTTGAAATAATAACAGAAGGACTGGGAAACAGGGCAGATCATTTTGCTGAAAATGAAAAACCTATTGTAAAAAGGCTTGTACATACAACAGGGGATTTTGGATATGCTGATATTACGGAATTTCATAATGATGCGGTAAATTGTGCCATGAAGGCGATAGAATCAGGATGTAAAATATACTGTGATACAAATATGATTGTAACAGGACTTAATAAAATGGGGCTTGCAAAATTCGGGTGTTCAGCATATTGTCTTGTAAATGATGAGGAAGTGGCTAAAGAAGCCAAGGAAAGAGGAATTACAAGATCAATGGTTGGAATAGAGAAAGCTGTAAAAGACAAGGATACGAAAATATTTCTGATAGGAAATGCACCGACAGCACTGTTTAAACTTCTTGAAGAAATAAGCAAGGAAGGTGTGGAAAAACCTCAACTGATTGCAGGAGTTCCTGTGGGATTTGTCGGATGTCCTGAATCAAAGGCGGCACTTTCAGACTATGATGTTCCCTTTATAAGAACGAATGGAACAAAAGGGGGAAGTACAGTGGCTGTAGCAGTTCTGCACGGAATATTGTATCAGATGTTTGAAAGGGACAGATATTAGAAACGGGATAGAAAGGGAAGGATGAAATTAAATGGATGAATACCTCTATTTTCGTGGCAAAAAGCTAAGATATGGCTATACTACCGGAAGTTCAGCAACGGCGGCCACAAAGGCGGCACTGATGTATCTTCTAGATGACAGTAAACACGATATACCTGAAGTGACAATTAAACTTCCCTCAGGAGATTCCCTTACAATTAATGTAAATTCATTGGAAAAAAAGGAAAATAGCGTGCTGGCGTCTGTTATAAAAGACGGAGGGGATGATCCTGATGTTACCCATGGGCTGGAAATTTATTCAAAGGTGAGCTTACGGAATGATTCAAAAATAAATATTTTTGGTGGAACAGGAGTGGGAAAAGTTACTAAAAAAGGGCTTCCTGTCGCACCAGGAAATTCAGCGATAAATCCTGTTCCTTTAAAAATGATAAGGGAAACAGTGGAAGAGATGCTACCTGAAGGATTGGGGGCAGATGTGGAAATATCTGTGCCTAAGGGGGAAGAAACTGCAAAAAAGACGTTAAATGCAAAACTGGGAATTATTGGTGGGATATCAATACTGGGAACAACTGGAATAGTGAAGCCCATGTCGGAAGAATCGTGGAAGGCTTCCCTTGCAATAGAGCTTAAAATGGCACTTGAAAACGCTGGAAACAGTGAAGCGATATTTCTTTTTGGAAACAGAGGGAAGCAGTATCTCAGCGACAATTTCGATGACAATACATCGCAGGCAATTGTAATAAGTAATTTTGTTGGTTACATGTTTGACAGGGCGTGTGAATTTGAAGCAAAGAAAATCTATTTTATTGGGGAACTGGGAAAGTTTGTAAAAGTTGCAGGAGGGATATTTCATACACACAGCAGGGTTTCCGATGCAAAAATGGAAATACTTACGGCAAATGCACTGCTTGTAGGGGAAAGTACAGAAAACATGAAGAAAATAATGTCTTCAAATACGACTGAGGAAGCTACAAAATATATTGAAAAGACGGAAGTTTACAGTCTGCTGGCTGAAAAAGCGAAACAGAAATGCGAGGAATACTGCAGGAGAAACGGTTGGGAGCTGGAAGTTGAGACACTTATCATTTCTGCTGAAAAGGAAGTTCTTGGCAATAGCAGGCATTTTTTTGATAATTTTAAAAGAAAGTAGAAATAACAAAAAATAAAGAAAAACAGGTGAATCATGAAAATAAATGTAGTAGGCTTGGGTCCAGGGAATATAAAATATATTTCTTCTGCTGGAATTGATTGTATAAAGGAAGCTGAAATTTTAGTTGGAAGTGCAAGGCAGCTTTCAGATCTGAAAAGTGTCATTTCAGAAAAACAGGAAATATATATATTAGGTAAACTGGGAGAACTTGTAACTTATTTAAAGGAAAATATTGGAAAGAAAATAACGGTTATTGTGTCGGGGGATACAGGATATTACAGTTTAGTGCCTTATCTGTCAAAAAATTTATCTAAGGACATTCTGAATATTATTCCTAATATATCATCCTACCAGTACCTGTTTTCCAGACTGGGAGAAAACTGGCAGAATTTCAGGCTGGCAAGTGTGCATGGCAGGGAATTTGATTATATTAAAAATATAGATGATAGGGATTTTGAAGGATTGGTACTGCTTACAGATGATATCCGGAATCCTTATGAGATAACAAAAAAATTATATAATAACGGAATACGGGGTGTAACAGTAATAGTCGGAGAAAATTTATCCTATGATGATGAAAAGATAACTATACTCGAAATAGAAGATTATGAAAGATTAAACAGGAAATTTGATATGAATGTACTTGTTTTAAAGAAAGGCGAAAATTATGCACATA
This window harbors:
- a CDS encoding bifunctional precorrin-2 dehydrogenase/sirohydrochlorin ferrochelatase is translated as MFFPLFVNIENKEVLIIGGGKIGGRKAQTLREYGGNVTVYSEKVTEETILADENIKVVNKNVSHDEGEIKELVKKYFLVVAATDDTELNDRISHACMCENILVNNVSSKTEMNAMFTAVVKNDEFQIGIGSYGKSCRRSKALKGKVQELIDEISKTEKEVE
- the hemB gene encoding porphobilinogen synthase; this encodes MYKRHRKLRNSSAIRNLVKNIYLEKGDLIYPIFIEEGENIKREINSMPGIFRYSIDRIDEELEELKKLGISSILLFGVPLHKDECATEGYNENGVIQNAIRYIKKKYPEFLVIGDVCCCEYTSHGHCGILDEKGNVKNDETLEVLSKIALSYAKAGVDIVAPSDMMDGRVRKISEVLSENGFNNIPIMCYSVKYSSSFYGPFREAAGSAPKFGDRKSYQMDFRYSGDALSEVEADLMQGADMVIIKPAMAYLDILYKIKENFGVPVIAYSVSGEYSMIKAAAINGWIDEKSIVMEQMYAFKRAGANAVITYFAKDVARYLDEG
- a CDS encoding sirohydrochlorin cobaltochelatase; amino-acid sequence: MVICAGENMGKAILVTSFGTSHRDTREKCLDVIENKVKEKYGQEKVERAYTSGIIRRIIEKREGIHIYDQKEGLEALKNKGYNEIITMSLHILGGIEYSKLDDSYGKVTEPLLKAEEDYLKIVNNEEFNNLEGNDAIVFMGHGTESAADSTYQKLQEEYIKAGKNNIFVATVEGEVTIEDIIEKLKTGNYKKILLKPFMIVAGDHAKNDMASDEEDSWKTMLKNEGYEVTALLKGMGEYEFIQDMFMDKLEKVYKNKN
- a CDS encoding energy-coupling factor ABC transporter permease, giving the protein MKKKTLSVLVLTGLLLVGVNGYSMHIMEGFLPLNWVLVWFAVCIPFWIIGIKKLQAVSKGSVQDKMTLALAGAFIFVLSALKIPSVTGSSSHPTGVGLSAILYGPFVTSILGTIVLIFQAGLLAHGGFTTLGANAFSMAVAGPVVSYLIYKALAKKNRGAAIFLAAAIGDLATYVVTSFQLAFAYPSPEGGVIASFIKFGTVFAVTQIPLAVIEGLLTNVVMNILEKYNVKGVEA
- a CDS encoding energy-coupling factor ABC transporter substrate-binding protein, whose amino-acid sequence is MSENKKKSVFKKNLILMLVIFLIGVAPLLFIKSEFGGSDGEGEEVIKTIKPDYEPWANSLIELPGSETESLLFALQAAIGAGVIGYVLGYFKGERKNADR
- a CDS encoding CbiQ family ECF transporter T component; its protein translation is MLIDKISYTNPLKDINPGIKFILSMTTLIFLLYTGSKTVFIFNLILFNLLLLFAVKVKIGDLLKLNFIPALFILTTVVSLLLIKADIWTFLLRSFSSIAVVYFLICSTPVIDLDYIFEKLRFPKIFREMFLLIYRYIFLLFDNKEKLQNAQEVRLGYSNFKNGMKSFPMLVVAILKKTYYYNMNSIKAVESRMGKEFIFSRRKYKKIGFEIIFVLIIFAINLYLVVKYNA
- a CDS encoding energy-coupling factor ABC transporter ATP-binding protein, whose product is MLRLENITFSYDEETEALKDVTLNIEKGKKTLFLGENGSGKSTLFLIMNGLLKAQEGNVYFEGEKIKYRKKNLEELRRKVGIIFQDPEIQIFAPLVFQEVAYGPENLGYSPEKVEEKVNRAMKEINIEDLKDRPCHHLSYGQKKRVSIAAITAMEPELLILDEPTAWLDSKNTKRVSEILDNFSKAGKTMVVSTHDTDFAYEFADYIYVLDKGKIVRQGNRDEVFEDFEFLKKLNLNIPNILKIKSYLKYRNLDENEYYKFLEEKNLL
- a CDS encoding cobyrinate a,c-diamide synthase — its product is MKKILISGTMSGSGKTTVSSILMSAFPNVAPFKVGPDYIDPGYHELFTGNKSHNLDAFMFDEKTLKHIFDMGSEGKSIAITEGVMGLYDGIGHEKDNFSTAHLSRILDIPIILVVNAKGISTSIAAEILGFKLFDKNVKIKGVILNNVSSEKLYLNLKEAVEKYTGIECVGYLPRNEKLSVESRHLGLKQAFELKGSKELEEKKQLFKEIAEKCLDLERIYEIAEEFEIKDSMASFEPIKDLKDKYKGKRVGIAKDGAFSFYYESNLELMKFSGLEIVEFSPVKDKKIPENLDMIYLGGGYPELYWKELTENVSMKESIRQAYEQGIKIYAECGGFIYLADRLNLLDGNSGDFCGLIDVEISMRNRLNIGRFGYINIETENGIYTKGHEFHYSEVSEDNEKDKFYKIEKNDGRNWTCGYRKKSLLAGYPHISFYSNIEFFKYLIEEL
- a CDS encoding precorrin-8X methylmutase, whose translation is MSYIKDPKGIEVRSFEIITEGLGNRADHFAENEKPIVKRLVHTTGDFGYADITEFHNDAVNCAMKAIESGCKIYCDTNMIVTGLNKMGLAKFGCSAYCLVNDEEVAKEAKERGITRSMVGIEKAVKDKDTKIFLIGNAPTALFKLLEEISKEGVEKPQLIAGVPVGFVGCPESKAALSDYDVPFIRTNGTKGGSTVAVAVLHGILYQMFERDRY
- the cbiD gene encoding cobalt-precorrin-5B (C(1))-methyltransferase CbiD; translated protein: MDEYLYFRGKKLRYGYTTGSSATAATKAALMYLLDDSKHDIPEVTIKLPSGDSLTINVNSLEKKENSVLASVIKDGGDDPDVTHGLEIYSKVSLRNDSKINIFGGTGVGKVTKKGLPVAPGNSAINPVPLKMIRETVEEMLPEGLGADVEISVPKGEETAKKTLNAKLGIIGGISILGTTGIVKPMSEESWKASLAIELKMALENAGNSEAIFLFGNRGKQYLSDNFDDNTSQAIVISNFVGYMFDRACEFEAKKIYFIGELGKFVKVAGGIFHTHSRVSDAKMEILTANALLVGESTENMKKIMSSNTTEEATKYIEKTEVYSLLAEKAKQKCEEYCRRNGWELEVETLIISAEKEVLGNSRHFFDNFKRK
- the cbiE gene encoding precorrin-6y C5,15-methyltransferase (decarboxylating) subunit CbiE produces the protein MKINVVGLGPGNIKYISSAGIDCIKEAEILVGSARQLSDLKSVISEKQEIYILGKLGELVTYLKENIGKKITVIVSGDTGYYSLVPYLSKNLSKDILNIIPNISSYQYLFSRLGENWQNFRLASVHGREFDYIKNIDDRDFEGLVLLTDDIRNPYEITKKLYNNGIRGVTVIVGENLSYDDEKITILEIEDYERLNRKFDMNVLVLKKGENYAHI